One Mercurialis annua linkage group LG3, ddMerAnnu1.2, whole genome shotgun sequence DNA window includes the following coding sequences:
- the LOC126672550 gene encoding uncharacterized protein LOC126672550, producing MTSTEVRYTPIMKLCLALFFACTKLKHYLLSNRVYVVSQTDLMKYMLNKPVLSGNIGKWLLSLADFHLIYHPQKSVKGQAQADFLADHPCINLGDESKFDLPVFMNEHRPWMLKFYGSSTDRSTGAGIIIVSPSGAKTSLSFNLDFECTNNQSEYEALIIGLEILLDLGAKKVKIIGDSQLVIRQVSGEYKCMSYSLTSYYAIAIQLIESFEEVELVHVPREENWEADELSQLAYGLHLSEELTHRLVMVQRKTHPSIFKRGVQLDIFNIDDNLVQDWRRDIKKYLKNPSKKMMYKVRVRAVNYVLIEDVLYRRGFDNLLLR from the coding sequence ATGACATCTACAGAGGTTAGATACACTCCTATCATGAAATTGTGTCTGGCTTTGTTTTTTGCCTGCACTAAGTTAAAACACTATCTGCTTAGTAATAGAGTCTATGTGGTGTCTCAAACCGACTTGATGAAATATATGCTAAACAAACCTGTTTTATCAGGAAATATTGGAAAGTGGTTATTAAGTTTGGCAGACTTTCATTTGATTTATCATCCCCAGAAGTCGGTCAAAGGTCAGGCTCAAGCAGATTTCCTAGCCGACCACCCATGTATAAACCTAGGAGATGAAAGTAAATTTGACTTACCGGTTTTTATGAATGAACATAGACCTTGGATGCTTAAATTTTATGGGTCTAGTACAGATAGGTCTACGGGTGCTGGAATCATAATAGTATCACCTTCTGGAGCTAAGACCTCCTTGTCTTTTAATCTTGACTTTGAATGTACAAATAATCAATCTGAATATGAGGCTTTGATTATTGGATTAGAAATCCTCCTAGATCTaggtgctaaaaaggtcaaaataaTTGGAGATTCTCAATTGGTTATTCGACAAGTGTCTGGCGAATATAAATGCATGAGTTACTCTTTAACTTCTTATTATGCTATTGCTATACAGTTAATAGAGAGTTTTGAAGAGGTTGAATTAGTACATGTTCCTAGAGAGGAAAATTGGGAGGCCGATGAATTATCACAGCTAGCATATGGCCTACATCTGTCGGAGGAGTTAACCCACCGACTAGTAATGGTACAAAGAAAAACTCacccttcaatttttaaaagaggAGTACAActagatatttttaatattgatgATAACTTAGTACAGGATTGGAGGAGAGATATTAAAAAGTACCTGAAGAATCCTAGTAAGAAGATGATGTATAAAGTAAGAGTGAGAGCTGTTAACTACGTGCTCATAGAAGATGTTTTATACAGAAGAGGATTCGACAACCTATTGCTAAGATGA